From Ptychodera flava strain L36383 chromosome 2, AS_Pfla_20210202, whole genome shotgun sequence, the proteins below share one genomic window:
- the LOC139151082 gene encoding serine-rich adhesin for platelets-like, protein MVKPYMSFNCVHAYLLFYEQIECDITGPEIETAKVSSLTKLKEKINSETTASDALGRLASLVRSETVTSKTGETSVTLRENESNHVNDTESMDVVGEANKQLAALASLVRKKNTDDEETKAGDTSEISNTTRSSGVRKTVIESESQGHEITERISEVTSKANCSPSPVIHEAAGTLVENLSQLNSEKDEPHVTGGPLIKEGILEKTVQTKPMSTVFHSSMLSGGDSPEYLDENRDIVGEANQQLAAIVRLVKESQGNGHYGHMSIDNDSDLDNDSPLSPDSRSGTVSSARHVSQNKKTKNDHRPHLTSQQQGQDFLRSLSFKDMLLDTHMEGESSTRLDGNTDIVGEANKQLAAIVRLVQDGNDLPGHESQSRSDGESRNVSSARHDSHNKTPSSLRDSENKTRASSQERHKHSQNVGRLLLKDLLLGKRIDVGSSASFDKNRDTVAKTEQPAGCVSQDEIKNSSHVTSHSISEDSVTENGDKNTTVRSDETFENQMFGVHWKSLSLKDLLCKGHQQTPSQTTRETSANETLQQFAALAKVTSAASGKSIHCPAMGGLTDSIPSTPTSQTAESISNVINAFGEYTKVSDDVKQKDFNQESSDKTLAAVKKMTHAVKKSKNDTQSPKHPEYRCKGNTSSLERDSIETPACTQNGAAKDNIFSASLQMLQIAKLGSQTQPSSVIASNCTSPAANNINLQVDNTSMPLVETTSESISESFQLTIPDDLQRCIPGNSSEDVGCYDSLSSGGDRQPDSYHVNFNAYGKESVTADNVGPNQLKLPVKSALTGEFSLPASYGEIKISNVKSLRDSLSCETNTSNRQHVSNNTTICDTSDKLPSIKTERDNSESMLSNYSSPSSSLTNDFSDQSNKVKQNSVSISSASHLSEKEQTHNGSRLVYNQRQVSIPNPANSASGPQEAEVMDKRKEVQILGIDSYPNASFVNAVLQVFRHCPPLSDYVILLKEKHKSCQNSPCMLCQLYDVVNADSFKSLSKSAGALFNSLKSSSTLLKSSIVDLLENTYTTIVQSISSEIGSCGVCVMRVKRKTFCKSYQHFEESDDEMFCIPLSTDDSQCLQDSLDKFFTNRDVKSLCKQCPRSRAKRFVSVLEAPKCLAVSVNNSDGITERPIPAQDCVYLKGEQSLIHYDLRVVIATSDYHHNAYIRGSSSWMKVDDGNVTKMSFQHFQDVNWTTSMLFYVRNEEETYRGKRISQSQGVGHELKKIKTEPAD, encoded by the coding sequence ATGGTTAAACCATACATGTCTTTCAATTGTGTTCATGCATATCTGCTGTTTTATGAACAAATTGAATGTGATATTACTGGCCCTGAAATAGAAACAGCAAAAGTCAGCTCACTTACCAAACTGAAGGAGAAGATAAACAGTGAAACCACAGCGTCTGATGCACTCGGAAGACTTGCATCTCTTGTGAGATCAGAAACAGTTACGTCAAAGACTGGTGAGACAAGTGTTACTCTCAGAGAGAATGAAAGCAATCATGTGAATGACACTGAAAGTATGGATGTTGTCGGTGAAGCCAATAAACAACTGGCTGCGCTTGCTTCCCTTGTaagaaagaaaaatacggaTGATGAGGAAACCAAGGCAGGAGACACCAGTGAAATTTCCAACACTACAAGGTCATCTGGGGTGAGAAAAACTGTTATTGAATCAGAGTCACAAGGACATGAAATAACTGAGAGAATTTCAGAAGTAACAAGCAAAGCAAATTGTAGTCCTAGCCCTGTGATTCATGAAGCTGCTGGCACACTGGTTGAAAACCTCTCTCAATTGAATTCTGAAAAGGATGAACCACATGTCACTGGAGGACCTTTAATAAAGGAAGGAATACTGGAGAAAACTGTACAGACAAAACCCATGTCAACTGTATTCCACAGTTCCATGCTAAGTGGTGGTGACAGTCCAGAATATTTAGATGAGAACAGAGACATTGTTGGAGAGGCCAATCAACAACTTGCTGCCATCGTACGATTGGTGAAAGAAAGCCAAGGAAATGGACATTATGGACACATGTCAATAGACAATGACAGTGACTTGGATAATGATAGTCCACTCAGCCCTGACAGCAGATCTGGGACCGTGTCTTCAGCAAGACATGTCTCTCAgaacaagaaaacaaagaatGACCACAGACCACATCTTACAAGTCAACAACAAGGTCAAGATTTTCTGAGAAGTCTTTCGTTCAAAGACATGCTGTTGGATACTCACATGGAAGGAGAGAGTTCAACACGTTTGGATGGAAACACAGATATTGTTGGAGAAGCCAATAAACAGCTTGCCGCCATTGTTAGATTGGTTCAGGATGGTAATGACTTGCCAGGACATGAGAGTCAGTCCCGCTCCGATGGAGAATCCAGGAATGTATCTTCAGCAAGACATGACTCTCACAACAAGACACCATCTTCTTTGAGGGACAGTGAGAATAAGACTAGAGCCAGCTCACAGGAAAGACACAAACACAGTCAAAATGTTGGAAGACTTTTACTCAAGGACTTACTGTTAGGGAAAAGGATTGATGTCGGCAGTTCAGCGAGCTTTGATAAGAACAGAGATACTGTAGCCAAGACTGAACAGCCAGCTGGATGTGTCAGTCAAGATGAAATAAAGAACAGCTCACATGTAACATCACACTCTATATCTGAAGACTCGGTGACTGAAAATGgagacaaaaataccactgtTAGGTCAGATGAAACCTTTGAAAACCAAATGTTCGGTGTACATTGGAAAAGTCTGTCACTGAAGGATTTGCTGTGTAAAGGACACCAACAAACTCCAAGTCAGACAACTAGAGAGACATCGGCCAATGAGACACTACAACAATTTGCAGCCTTAGCAAAAGTAACGTCTGCCGCATCAGGAAAGAGTATACATTGCCCTGCAATGGGAGGGTTGACTGATAGTATACCCAGCACTCCAACATCACAGACAGCTGAAAGTATCAGCAATGTCATCAATGCATTTGGTGAATACACCAAAGTCAGTGATGATGTGAAACAGAAAGACTTCAACCAAGAGAGCAGTGATAAAACTTTGGCTGCTGTCAAAAAAATGACTCATGCTGTGAAAAAGTCCAAAAATGACACTCAGTCTCCAAAACATCCGGAATATCGCTGCAAGGGAAATACATCATCGCTTGAGAGAGACAGTATTGAGACTCCAGCATGCACTCAGAATGGTGCTGCAAAAGATAATATTTTCTCTGCCAGTTTGCAGATGTTGCAGATTGCAAAACTAGGGTCTCAGACACAGCCATCTTCAGTGATAGCCAGCAATTGTACCTCACCAGCAGCTAACAACATCAATTTACAAGTAGATAACACGTCCATGCCATTAGTGGAAACCACTTCTGAAAGCATATCGGAGAGCTTCCAACTTACGATTCCAGATGATCTCCAAAGATGTATTCCTGGAAACTCCAGTGAAGATGTTGGCTGCTATGATAGTCTGAGTTCAGGTGGTGACAGACAGCCTGACAGctatcatgtcaattttaatgcGTATGGGAAAGAGTCTGTAACTGCAGACAATGTAGGTCCAAATCAGCTGAAACTTCCtgtgaagagcgccctcacaggTGAGTTCTCACTGCCAGCTTCATATGGTGAAATCAAGATATCAAATGTGAAGAGTCTGAGGGATAGTTTGTCCTGTGAGACAAACACTTCTAATAGACAGCATGTATCAAATAATACAACAATTTGTGACACTTCTGATAAGTTACCATCAATCAAGACTGAAAGAGATAACAGTGAATCAATGCTGTCTAATTATTCTTCCCCGTCCAGTTCTCTCACTAATGATTTCTCTGACCAGAGTAACAAAGTAAAGCAGAACTCTGTGAGTATATCTTCTGCCAGTCATCTAAGTGAAAAGGAACAAACACATAATGGGAGTAGGTTAGTGTACAACCAAAGACAAGTGTCAATACCAAATCCAGCCAACAGTGCATCAGGTCCTCAGGAAGCAGAAGTAATGGATAAAAGAAAGGAGGTACAAATCCTAGGAATTGATAGTTACCCCAATGCCAGCTTTGTAAATGCTGTATTGCAAGTGTTCAGACACTGTCCACCACTCTCAGACTATGTAATCCTTCTCAAAGAGAAACACAAAAGCTGTCAGAACTCACCGTGTATGTTGTGTCAACTCTATGATGTTGTCAATGCCGATTCTTTCAAATCACTGTCAAAATCTGCAGGTGCCCTTTTCAACAGCCTCAAGTCATCATCCACTCTTTTGAAATCCTCCATTGTAGACCTACTTGAAAATACTTATACAACCATTGTGCAATCTATTAGCAGTGAGATTGGTTCTTGTGGAGTTTGTGTTATGCGGGTAAAAAGGAAAACTTTCTGTAAGTCATACCAACACTTTGAAGAAAGTGATGATGAGATGTTCTGTATTCCACTGTCCACTGATGACTCTCAGTGCCTTCAAGATTCCTTGGATAAGTTCTTCACAAATCGTGATGTGAAAAGTCTGTGCAAACAGTGTCCTAGATCCAGAGCCAAGCGTTTTGTGTCAGTGTTAGAAGCACCAAAGTGTCTTGCAGTGTCAGTCAATAACAGTGATGGCATCACAGAACGACCAATACCAGCACAGGATTGTGTGTATTTGAAAGGGGAACAAAGTTTGATCCATTATGACCTCCGAGTTGTCATAGCAACATCTGATTATCACCACAATGCATACATTCGAGGTTCAAGCAGCTGGATGAAAGTTGATGATGGTAATGTTACTAAAATGTCATTTCAGCATTTCCAGGATGTCAATTGGACAACAAGTATGTTGTTCTATGTAAGGAACGAGGAGGAAACATATCGGGGAAAAAGGATCTCACAGAGTCAGGGAGTTGGACATGAgttgaagaaaataaaaacagagCCTGCTGATTAA